GACGGAAACGCACGTTATCCATCCCGCCGAAGCCGAGGTAGTCGCCGCCGAGCAAATCGTGTTTCCGCGCGTAGTAACCCGCCAACTGAGCGGCACATTCGCAGAGAATGACGCCGGGCATCAATGGAAAGCCGGGCATGTGCCCAGTCACCCAGAATTCTTCCTTGGTGACTTCCTTGTAGCCGATGATGCAGCGTTCTTCCAAGTCAATGTGCACGACGGCGGAAAGCTGTTCCATCTCGTGTCGTTGCGGATTGACACGACGGACTTCCTGCAAGTCGTACATCGGCTTGCTGAAATCCAGTTTGGAAAGATCGTAAAGTGGAGGAGGGGGCATAGTCTCACACTCCAAAGCTGTCGAGCGAATCAATGGTGGTTTGGGGTAATTGGCGAAGACGAAATGTGTATCCGTCGCAAGACGGCTTCGTCAGACTTGGAGAGTGTAATCGTGCCAGTCTTTCGCCGCAACGATTCCGGATGAACCCGACGAATTTACTAAGTCATTGACCCGATGGGCCGTTCCGGAGCATTTCAATGTACTGGTTGGTCACTTCTTTCGGGAAGATTCCTTCGGGCGCTTCATAACGAAAGAGTTCCGCCTGTTGAGCCAGATCATCCGCACTGAGCCAGGCGATGTCGTTGAAATCGAGCGTCACCAGCGGAAGGAGGATTTTGTCCTCGCCGCTTTCCTTCAGATAACGAATGCGTCGGGGGAACAAGGTGGAGTCGAGATAAATCCGCACCTTCTGTGGCAAATGCTGTGGCAACTGCTTCGCCGTGAGCGGATTCGCTTTAAACTTGGCCTGATACTGTTCGTTCCAACTGCCTTCGAGAACTTGGAACCGTTCCCCGTCGATGACTTCTTCAGTCGGTTCGGTGAAAACCATGTTGCGTTCGAGACTGGCCAGCAACCCCGCGACGCCACCGACTCCCAACTCAACAATAATCCGGTTCTGACCAATCGCCCCTGACCGTGTCGCCGCGTTGAGAATCTGTTGCACATCCCGCCGAGTGAGACGAATTTCATCATCGAGTTGTTGTTCGGTGT
This portion of the Thalassoroseus pseudoceratinae genome encodes:
- a CDS encoding 3-hydroxyacyl-ACP dehydratase FabZ family protein, coding for MPPPPLYDLSKLDFSKPMYDLQEVRRVNPQRHEMEQLSAVVHIDLEERCIIGYKEVTKEEFWVTGHMPGFPLMPGVILCECAAQLAGYYARKHDLLGGDYLGFGGMDNVRFRQPVFPGCRLDIICRVTKIRKGRRSEFDFQGWVEDKMVFSGSMIGVPIERNHELPK